Within the Leptolyngbyaceae cyanobacterium genome, the region TAATCTTTGCTTTGCCAAAGAGGAATTACAGGTACGTCTTTAGCGAGTAAATCTTGAATTTCGCTAAATATTTGTTGGCGTTTTGCCGGGTCTTTTTCACTGCGTTGTTGTTGAATCAATTGATTCATGCGATCGCTATAGTAAAACGATCCTTGAGATTTACTAGCACCTTCTTGACAGCCTTGTTCGGCAGAACCTTTACTACAACTCACCAAAGGATGAATGTAATTATCTGGATCTGAGAAATCGGGATACCAATCAACCAAAGCACTTTGATAAACGCCTTTCCGAATATTGGCAAAGAAACTTGCCGATTCGACGGTTTGGGGTAGAATTTCTACCACACCTTCTAATTGCTGAGTAGCATATTCTTTTAAAGTGCTGGCAACTTGTTGGCGAACTGCGGAACCGGAAGGATACCAAACCTCTAATTTCAAAGGTTTCTCTTTAGAAAATCCCGCCTTGCCAAGGAGTTCTTTCACTTTTGTAATATTCCCATCTCCATAAGCTTCCTGGAAAGTTGGCTTAGACACCGCAAAGGTATTGGGAATCATGGTAAAAGCTGGTGTGGCCTGATCTGCGAGAATCCTTTCTACTAAAAGTTTGCGGTTAATCAGCGATGCGATCGCTTGGCGCACTTCTGGCTTATTCAGTGGTTCCGATTGAGTATTCAGAGTCATGTAGCTAATTACATTTCCCTTCGCTTCGATCGCATTCCAATTTCCAGAAGATGCTTGATTTCTCAAACTAGTAATTTGACCGGGATCGAAACTTTGGTAAGCAATATCTACTGCACCAGTCCGAATGGAATTATATAAGTTAGCGGAACTGCTTAAAAGTTGAAAATCAATTCCCTTATTAGGTGGTTTTTCACCCCAATATTGGTCAAACGCATCTAAACGAATGAAGTTTGGACTGAATTCTACCAATTTATAAGGGCCAGTTCCCACAAATTTAGTAGGAGTAAATTTACCGGGGCCAATTTCATAAGCTTTTGGCGAAACCGCACAAGCACCTGCAAAAGCTAACAAAGAAGGAAAGGGAGCAAAAGGACTCTTCAGTTTAATAGTTAACTCATATTCTCCCGAATCTTTAACGGATTCGACGATATCGGCAAGCAGGGAGGAAGGTTTCCCACCGTTTTTAATAAAACGATCGAGGGAAAATGCCATTGCTTTGGCATTAAAAGGTGTGCCATCGTGAAAAACCACGCCCTGACGCAATGGAATCGTGTAAGTTAAACCATCGGCGCTGATTTTGGGGAGTTCCGTAGCAAGTTGGGGGATGATTTCGTCCGTCCCTAGTTTGTAAGTGTAAAGGCGATCGCCTAAACTGTAGAGAACGTTGCTAGCTGCCAATTCGTAAGCGTCAGCGGGATCGATAGTACGCGGTTTGAGAGTGGTACCGACGATTAAGCGATCGCTACTGGTAGTCGCTACATTAGGAGTAGTAGTTGGCCCAGAAGCATTCGGACGTTGACCGCAACTAACCGCTAACAGAAAACAAAGGCAGAACAAACCGAAATACTTGGCAAAAGAAGGAATTTTTCTAGTAAAAAAAGGAAACCCAGTCATTAGATTCATTATTTTTTCAAACAAGTGTTAGCCGTCGATCGATTTTAGATGCGAGGATTTTAGATTTTAGATTTATTTCCATCTGAAAGCTAGCAGCCGCTAGTTTTTAAATGGAATTGCTTCAGACCTAACGATAACGGCTAACAATGGAGTACGCAATACGTATTTGCGACTCCGGACAAAACGATCTGCTGCGAGCAGAGCTAAATTGAATAGTACAGTGGAAAAGACTTCGCTTCTTTTGGTTTGACGTAAACTCTTTGTTGTGGCTCTAAATTTAACTCTTTGAAACGATCTCTACTCAAATGTGCCACCAGTACTTGACCGTCATCCAAAATTAACTCAGCCTGAATTTCCCAACCGATATTAATCAAGCGGCTAACTCTAGCAGGTGCGGTACTGCCATTTGGTTGCAGTTCCACTAAAATATCGTGGGGACGTAAGAAAATCTCCGACTGGGTAGACTCGATCCCTTGATTTGAGAAGAGGCGAGAAGTGCTAGACAAAACGTTCACCGGACCGATAAAGCTCATTACGAATGGGGTGGCTGGGTGGTCGTAAATTTGCGCTGGCGTACCTACCTGTTCGATGCGACCTTTATTGGTGACCACGATTTCATCGGCAACTTCCATTGCTTCTTCTTGGTCGTGAGTCACGAACACCGTTGTCACGTGTACTTCATCGTGTAACTTTCTCAGCCAAGCTCTCAAGTCTTTTCGCACTTTAGCATCCAAAGCACCGAAAGGTTCATCGAGCAGTAATACTTGTGGTTGAACTGCTAATGCTCTGGCTAATGCAACTCTTTGTCTTTGTCCTCCAGAAAGTTGAGAGGGATAACGATTTCCTAAGCTGTTTAATTGGATCAGGTCTAGTAGTTCTTCTACTCTTGCCTTGATTTGGTGTTTCGGCATTTTGCGGATTTCTAGACCGAAGGCAATGTTTTGCCGCACTGTCATGTGCTTGAACAAAGCATAGTGCTGAAAGACAAATCCGATTTGCCGCTCTTGGACGCTGGTGTAGGTGGCATCTTTCCCTGTAATCCAGATTCTGCCACTGTCTGGAGTTTCCAATCCGGCAATTAATCGCAGTAGGGTTGACTTACCCGATCCGGATGGCCCCAAAAGAGCTACTAGAGTGCCGCTCTTGACTTCCAAGCTGACATTATCAGCGGCTTTGAATTTACCAAAATTTTTAGTTACGTTTTCAACAACGATACCCACAGTTACAACCTCAGCAAACAGTATATTTATTGGTTAGTTTCGTCAAACTATTGTCTGGCGCTCGTTTCGTGAAATGACCGCTCCCCTTTCGATCGGTTAATTGTATTTCTAGAAAGTTAATCTCCGGTTAAGCGATAGGTTTACTGTATATTTACCATAGATTAGGCTACTATAGCTAAAAAAATTTGGTTTTCGGGCAGAACTGGGTGTGGCTGCTTAGTTAGGCAATCCGTTCGCTAAATCGAAAAATGCCTTGATTTTTGGGTTGATTCGAGGCAACGAACTAGCACGAATATGTTGAGTTTCGCTTCACTCTACCCAAGCTACAAAAAAATGACCGGAAAAAAGGGTTTCAAGCCTCCCCTTTGAAGGGGAATCATCAAAGAAATTCTCGCTTATTTCAAGCTCTGTCCTTTTAAGGCTCCAGTCAATCTAAAATCTAAAATCCTCGCATCTAAAATCGAATGACGAAGCTCTGGTTTTTGGCTTAATTGCCATGAAAAAAGTTAAGTAAGAACTTCTTGTTGAGTTTGACAATCAAGGAAATTGTTTAGGAATTACCTCTCCTAAAAGAAGAAATAAATGGGATAAAAATTTATTTTAGATTTGTTGATTATTACTTTCTAATTTTTACATAGGAGGAAATCAGCCGGAGTAGGAATTGCGCTGATTCAGTATGGAGTATGAAGTCTGAAGGATAAAAATTAACTTATTTTTTACCGAAAAGAATTCAGGAGTCAGGAGTCAGGAGTCAGAATTCTTCTTCAAATCTCCAGATCCCCCTGTCCCCTCACAAAATATTAAGGAATGTTGCATTTCATTCACATTCAATACAACTGGGGTGGGGCAAAGCAAAAGTCCGTGATACCATCTGACCTTGTAGGTTAAAGAGATTGGGAGAAAACCTTTGACATTACGGGTTGCTGTTGTGGGAGGAGGCCCAGCTGGTTCCTCAGCCGCTGAAATACTGGCAAAAGCAGGGATCGAAACTTACCTGTTCGAGCGCAAGCTAGATAATGCTAAGCCTTGTGGCGGTGCTATCCCGCTGTGTATGGTGAGCGAGTTTGACTTGCCACCGGAAATTATCGATCGGCGGGTGAGAAAAATGAAGATGATCTCGCCCTCGAATATTGAGGTTGATATCAATCTAATAAAACAAGAAGAATATATTGGTATGTGCCGTCGCGAAGTTTTAGACGGCTTCATGCGCGATCGGGCTGCTAAGTTAGGGGCATCCCTAATTAACGGCACTGTTTATAAACTAGATATTCCCACGAACAACACCGACCCTTACACTCTCCACTACGCGGATCACTCAAATGGCAACGCGGAAGGGGAAATGAAAACCCTGAAGGTCGATTTGGTGATCGGGGCAGATGGGGCGAATTCTCGGATTGCTAAAGCAATTGATGCTGGGGATTACAATTACGCGATCGCATTCCAAGAGCGAATTCGTCTTCCCGAAGACAAAATGGCTTATTACCAAGATTTGGCAGAAATGTACGTCGGTACTGACGTATCCCCCGACTTCTACGCTTGGGTGTTCCCCAAATACGACCACGTAGCTGTCGGTACCGGCACCATGAAGGTAAACAAGTCGATGATCAAGGACTTGCAAGCTGGAATTCGCCAACGCGCTGCTAAAAAACTGGCTGGCGGTGAAATTATCAAAGTAGAAGCTCACCCCATCCCAGAACATCCCCGTCCGCGTCGGGTAGTCGGTCGAGTTGCTTTGGTGGGAGATGCTGCCGGTACGGTTACTAAGTCTTCCGGGGAAGGAATTTACTTTGCTGCCAAGTCCGCTCGGATGTGTGCGGAAACGATCGTGGAAACTTCCCAAGGCGGTACCCGTATTCCTACGGAAGCCGACCTCAAGCTTTATCTGAAGCGCTGGGATAAGAAATACGGCCTCACCTACAAGGTGCTGGATATTCTGCAAACCGTATTTTATCGCACGGATGCTACCCGCGAAGCTTTCGTGGAAATGTGTTCGGACAAAGACGTGCAGAAGCTAACTTTTGATAGCTACCTGTACAAAACTGTTGTTCCAGCCAATCCTTTGATTCAAATGAAGATTACGGCAAAGACGATCGGTAGTTTGCTGCGCGGTAATGCGCTAGCTCCATAGATAGACGCAGGATCGCGATCGTCCTCGATTAAAATTTAGTAAAATTAGCCCCTGTTATACCAATTTTTATGGTGAACGGGGGCTTTTAACTTTAACAGGACTTACGCAAAATAACCAACTATTAAGGGTTGTAGGGGCGGGTTTTGAACTCAGATTATTTGTCAAATGCTTAATTTATCAGCCAGAGTGAACCCCTACGCCTGTCCTCCCATGCCTAAGTCCCGTGATAGATTGGGCTAATTTAAAATTCAGTAATATTATTGATAATTTATAAATTTCTAATAAATTTTTGATAAAGATTTCATAAATACTTAAGTATAGGCCATTCGTTTTTACGTGTTTCTACTAAGGTGAAGAAGTTGGCTTTTGATTAACCCATATGAAATTTCATTTAGACAGAATTATTCAGCTATCTAAAATTTCTTGGGTCTTTGTTGCGTTAATGGGCTTACCAGCGCCAGCGCTAGCGATCGATTTCACGGGAGAATCGGCTGGTGAATGGGGAGCACCCCTTACTCCCAATCCCACATCAATTTTTTCCATCACCAGCCATGATGGTGGTACGAATAACCGTTTAACTTGGGGTATTCCATCGCCGGGGAATTTGACCAGCTATGTTCAATTCGATGGGGAAAATTTCATCACTGGTACGGATAGCTTATTCAAAATTGGCGAGTTATCGTACCGGAACGGCTCTACATACGTTTACTCGAACTTCGATGGTGATTTTCCCCTCAATCTCAATCTGTCTCTTACTCTTCCTTTCAGCAATAACGAAACTTTCAACTTTTTATTTGACATTCTAAATCGACCTAATACTACAGGCGATCCGGTTCTCGATGGAGACATCCTGCGTTTTGCTACAGATGGGGTTTCCGACCACAAATTCAATTACCAAGGAACTAATTACACGCTTCAGTTGATTGGTTTTTCTACTGATGAGGGTCAAACGATTCTCAACGAATTTAATTCACCCGAAGGAAGTACTACTAAGGCATCTTTATACGGCACAATAGTAGCTGCCAATACCGTTTCCGTTCCCGAGCCTGTTAGCGTAATTAGTTTTTTAATTTTGGGAGTATGTTTGGCATGGTGGAAATTAAGTTGAAAATTCCCCGCTAGCGCGTTAGCTAAACGGGGAATTCTTGGTTCAACGATTCGACTTGCTTCAACTAAATTTTTTTGGTCAAAGTAGTTCGGGCGCTGGGGTTGGAAAAGGAAGTTTGTCACAGAAATTTAATTATTCTACATTTGATACTTCCTGCTCGTTGGCAATTTGTTCGCGGTTGGGTAATTCTAAGCAATAACCCGCACCATAGACGGTTTTGATGTAGCGAGGATGACGTGGGTCTGGCTCCAGTTTGGTTCTCAAATGGCGGATGTGTACCCGAATGGTTTCGATATCGTCATCTGGGTCATAACCCCAGACTTCTTTGAGAATTTCGCTGGGAGAAACGGTTTGACCGTGACGCTGAAGTAAGCAGTGGAGTAACTCGAATTCTAGATGAGTGAGTTTGATGGTCTGACCGAACCAAATTGCTTCAAATCGCTCTGGAACTAGAGTAAGGGGGCCGAAATTCAGGATTTCGGCGTGTTTGGCAGCTTGGGGGATGCGATCGGTTCGCCGCAGTAAAGCTCTTACCCGTGCTAGCATCTCTTCGATTTCAAACGGCTTGGTCATGTAATCATCGGCACCGGCGTTTAAGCCTTCTACCTTGTCTTGGGTTTGACCCAAAGCCGTTAACATTAGCACTGGAATATCTGCTGTACGGTCATCCCGACGCAAGCGTTGACAAACTGTAAAGCCATCAACTTTGGGCAGCATCAAATCTAGCATAATCAGGTCTGGCTGTATTTGGACGGCCAGTGCTTGACCTTTGATGCCGTCTTCTGCCTGACTGACATCGTATCCAGCCATTTCTAGGTTGACGGCAACTAATTCTGAGATAGCGGGGTCATCGTCGATGACGAGTATCCGAGGCATCATTATATAGCTTTGATAACGTGTTTTTTTAAGGTTCTATTAAGAACCTGTTGCGGCATCCTAAGATTCCTGTACAGATTATAAGCAAGGATTCTAAATTCTTTCTAAAACTAGGTCATTTTTATCTAAACTTTATAGCTTTTGCTGGGTGACAACTTATAATATATAGCCTTGTTCGGAGAGGAAAAAGCAGAAACTAGGGGCTAGGGGCTAGGGGCCAGGGAAGAGAAGAAATGAAGGGGAAGAGAGAGGGAGAGGGATACGATCGCGGATTTGCTGCTATCAGAAAATGACAGGAGGGTGAGAACCCCTCCGCTTCAGCGAGGGGGTGAAACCCGACTCAAAGGGATAAATCCCTTTGTTTCCCTCGATCGTAAATTTCCTACAAAACGTGATATAATTTTGTAGGAGGTGATGAATAGTGTTAACTCAGACTTACGAATACAAAGCTAATCCTACAAACGAGCAAATTAAATTAATTGAACACACACTTGATGTTTGTCGCCAAGTGTGGAACTTTGCGTTACGTGAACGTAAGGATTGGATCAACTCCCGTAAGTCTCCTGTTAATGCTTGTTCAATCACTTCTGAGTACATTATTCCGGCTTCGGCACCATACCCAAACTACAATACTCAAGCCAAGTCTTTGACAATCGCCAAAAAGCAATATCCAGAGCTAAAAACTGTGAATGCCCAAGTGTTGCAACAGGTGTTGAGAAAACTAGAAACCGCTTTGATCGACATGAAACGCAAAGGAATGGGTTTTCCTCGTTTCAAGAATCGATACAGAATGCGCTCTTACGTTTACCCTCAGCTTGGGGAAGGTCAAATATTGAGAGGCAATCAAATTAAATTGCCTCAAATTGGCTGGGTGGAGTATGTAAAGTCGCGGGAAATCCCCGATGGTTTTGCGGTCAAACAAGTTCGTGTCGTTCGCAAAGCTTCTGGGTATTTCCTAATGTTTACCCTGGAATGCAATGTTGATATTCCTAGTCCTGTTGCTTCTGGCAATCCCAGAGGTATTGATTTAGGT harbors:
- a CDS encoding ABC transporter substrate-binding protein; this encodes MTGFPFFTRKIPSFAKYFGLFCLCFLLAVSCGQRPNASGPTTTPNVATTSSDRLIVGTTLKPRTIDPADAYELAASNVLYSLGDRLYTYKLGTDEIIPQLATELPKISADGLTYTIPLRQGVVFHDGTPFNAKAMAFSLDRFIKNGGKPSSLLADIVESVKDSGEYELTIKLKSPFAPFPSLLAFAGACAVSPKAYEIGPGKFTPTKFVGTGPYKLVEFSPNFIRLDAFDQYWGEKPPNKGIDFQLLSSSANLYNSIRTGAVDIAYQSFDPGQITSLRNQASSGNWNAIEAKGNVISYMTLNTQSEPLNKPEVRQAIASLINRKLLVERILADQATPAFTMIPNTFAVSKPTFQEAYGDGNITKVKELLGKAGFSKEKPLKLEVWYPSGSAVRQQVASTLKEYATQQLEGVVEILPQTVESASFFANIRKGVYQSALVDWYPDFSDPDNYIHPLVSCSKGSAEQGCQEGASKSQGSFYYSDRMNQLIQQQRSEKDPAKRQQIFSEIQDLLAKDVPVIPLWQSKDYAFAKKGLEGVQLDPIQQLPLWEIKKV
- a CDS encoding TOBE-like domain-containing protein, encoding MGIVVENVTKNFGKFKAADNVSLEVKSGTLVALLGPSGSGKSTLLRLIAGLETPDSGRIWITGKDATYTSVQERQIGFVFQHYALFKHMTVRQNIAFGLEIRKMPKHQIKARVEELLDLIQLNSLGNRYPSQLSGGQRQRVALARALAVQPQVLLLDEPFGALDAKVRKDLRAWLRKLHDEVHVTTVFVTHDQEEAMEVADEIVVTNKGRIEQVGTPAQIYDHPATPFVMSFIGPVNVLSSTSRLFSNQGIESTQSEIFLRPHDILVELQPNGSTAPARVSRLINIGWEIQAELILDDGQVLVAHLSRDRFKELNLEPQQRVYVKPKEAKSFPLYYSI
- the chlP gene encoding geranylgeranyl reductase, translating into MTLRVAVVGGGPAGSSAAEILAKAGIETYLFERKLDNAKPCGGAIPLCMVSEFDLPPEIIDRRVRKMKMISPSNIEVDINLIKQEEYIGMCRREVLDGFMRDRAAKLGASLINGTVYKLDIPTNNTDPYTLHYADHSNGNAEGEMKTLKVDLVIGADGANSRIAKAIDAGDYNYAIAFQERIRLPEDKMAYYQDLAEMYVGTDVSPDFYAWVFPKYDHVAVGTGTMKVNKSMIKDLQAGIRQRAAKKLAGGEIIKVEAHPIPEHPRPRRVVGRVALVGDAAGTVTKSSGEGIYFAAKSARMCAETIVETSQGGTRIPTEADLKLYLKRWDKKYGLTYKVLDILQTVFYRTDATREAFVEMCSDKDVQKLTFDSYLYKTVVPANPLIQMKITAKTIGSLLRGNALAP
- a CDS encoding choice-of-anchor K domain-containing protein, which produces MKFHLDRIIQLSKISWVFVALMGLPAPALAIDFTGESAGEWGAPLTPNPTSIFSITSHDGGTNNRLTWGIPSPGNLTSYVQFDGENFITGTDSLFKIGELSYRNGSTYVYSNFDGDFPLNLNLSLTLPFSNNETFNFLFDILNRPNTTGDPVLDGDILRFATDGVSDHKFNYQGTNYTLQLIGFSTDEGQTILNEFNSPEGSTTKASLYGTIVAANTVSVPEPVSVISFLILGVCLAWWKLS
- a CDS encoding response regulator transcription factor; this translates as MPRILVIDDDPAISELVAVNLEMAGYDVSQAEDGIKGQALAVQIQPDLIMLDLMLPKVDGFTVCQRLRRDDRTADIPVLMLTALGQTQDKVEGLNAGADDYMTKPFEIEEMLARVRALLRRTDRIPQAAKHAEILNFGPLTLVPERFEAIWFGQTIKLTHLEFELLHCLLQRHGQTVSPSEILKEVWGYDPDDDIETIRVHIRHLRTKLEPDPRHPRYIKTVYGAGYCLELPNREQIANEQEVSNVE